Proteins encoded by one window of Glycine soja cultivar W05 chromosome 15, ASM419377v2, whole genome shotgun sequence:
- the LOC114387490 gene encoding polyadenylate-binding protein RBP47B'-like isoform X2 encodes MFRAHYPSVRGAKVVSDPNTGRSKGYGFVKFSDENERNRAMTEMNGVYCSTRPMRISAATPKKTTSVYAAPAAPVPKPVYPVPAYTAPVVQVQPPEYDVNNTAIFVGNLDLNVSEEELKQNFLQFGEIVSVKVQSGKGCGFVQFGTRASAEEAIQKMQEKMIGQQVVRISWGRTLTARQDLPGGWGPQMDPNQWSAYYGYGQGYEAYAYGAAHDPSFYAYGAYAGYAQYPQQVEGAQDLSGMSVPTMEQREELYDPLAMPDVDKLNAAYLSVHGSAILGRLPWQKTCSPSLQQA; translated from the exons ATGTTTCGCGCCCATTACCCTTCCGTTCGCGGCGCCAAAGTCGTCAGCGACCCCAACACCGGCCGCTCCAAGGGTTACGGTTTCGTTAAGTTTTCTGATGAGAATGAACGGAACCGGGCCATGACTGAAATGAACGGCGTTTATTGCTCCACCAGGCCCATGCGAATTAGTGCCGCTACGCCGAAGAAGACCACCAGTGTTTATGCTGCACCCGCCGCGCCTGTGCCGAAACCGGTGTATCCGGTTCCGGCCTACACTGCGCCGGTTGTTCAAGTTCAACCACCGGAGTATGATGTCAATAATACTGCC ATTTTTGTCGGTAATTTGGATCTTAATGTGTCAGAGGAGGAGCTGAAGCAAAACTTTCTGCAATTTGGGGAAATTGTCTCTGTCAAAGTTCAGTCTGGCAAGGGATGTGGTTTTGTTCAATTTGGGACCAG AGCATCTGCTGAAGAAGCCATTCAGAAGATGCAGGAAAAGATGATAGGTCAACAAGTGGTCCGGATTTCATGGGGTAGGACTCTAACAGCTAGACAG GACTTACCTGGTGGCTGGGGACCACAGATGGATCCAAATCAATGGAGTGCCTATTATGGGTATGGACAGGGTTATGAAGCCTATGCTTATGGGGCTGCTCATGATCCCTCATTTTATGCATATGGTGCATATGCTGGCTATGCACAATACCCCCAACAG gttGAAGGTGCTCAAGACCTATCGGGTATGTCTGTGCCTACCATGGAACAAAGGGAGGAATTGTATGATCCCTTGGCAATGCCTGATGTTGATAA GTTAAATGCTGCATACCTCTCAGTACATGGAAGTGCCATTTTAGGGCGGTTGCCCTGGCAAAAAACCTGTTCGCCATCCTTACAGCAAGCTTAA
- the LOC114387490 gene encoding polyadenylate-binding protein RBP47B'-like isoform X1, translated as MFRAHYPSVRGAKVVSDPNTGRSKGYGFVKFSDENERNRAMTEMNGVYCSTRPMRISAATPKKTTSVYAAPAAPVPKPVYPVPAYTAPVVQVQPPEYDVNNTAIFVGNLDLNVSEEELKQNFLQFGEIVSVKVQSGKGCGFVQFGTSRASAEEAIQKMQEKMIGQQVVRISWGRTLTARQDLPGGWGPQMDPNQWSAYYGYGQGYEAYAYGAAHDPSFYAYGAYAGYAQYPQQVEGAQDLSGMSVPTMEQREELYDPLAMPDVDKLNAAYLSVHGSAILGRLPWQKTCSPSLQQA; from the exons ATGTTTCGCGCCCATTACCCTTCCGTTCGCGGCGCCAAAGTCGTCAGCGACCCCAACACCGGCCGCTCCAAGGGTTACGGTTTCGTTAAGTTTTCTGATGAGAATGAACGGAACCGGGCCATGACTGAAATGAACGGCGTTTATTGCTCCACCAGGCCCATGCGAATTAGTGCCGCTACGCCGAAGAAGACCACCAGTGTTTATGCTGCACCCGCCGCGCCTGTGCCGAAACCGGTGTATCCGGTTCCGGCCTACACTGCGCCGGTTGTTCAAGTTCAACCACCGGAGTATGATGTCAATAATACTGCC ATTTTTGTCGGTAATTTGGATCTTAATGTGTCAGAGGAGGAGCTGAAGCAAAACTTTCTGCAATTTGGGGAAATTGTCTCTGTCAAAGTTCAGTCTGGCAAGGGATGTGGTTTTGTTCAATTTGGGACCAG CAGAGCATCTGCTGAAGAAGCCATTCAGAAGATGCAGGAAAAGATGATAGGTCAACAAGTGGTCCGGATTTCATGGGGTAGGACTCTAACAGCTAGACAG GACTTACCTGGTGGCTGGGGACCACAGATGGATCCAAATCAATGGAGTGCCTATTATGGGTATGGACAGGGTTATGAAGCCTATGCTTATGGGGCTGCTCATGATCCCTCATTTTATGCATATGGTGCATATGCTGGCTATGCACAATACCCCCAACAG gttGAAGGTGCTCAAGACCTATCGGGTATGTCTGTGCCTACCATGGAACAAAGGGAGGAATTGTATGATCCCTTGGCAATGCCTGATGTTGATAA GTTAAATGCTGCATACCTCTCAGTACATGGAAGTGCCATTTTAGGGCGGTTGCCCTGGCAAAAAACCTGTTCGCCATCCTTACAGCAAGCTTAA
- the LOC114387487 gene encoding origin of replication complex subunit 1A-like: MAATPSKFLQTPSKPKLRSQSNPKSSPVVTPDTPQTLYPRRSTRAKSLLFDAPKPPHTPLEISLTTPKRRIRRSIDCVDQDSGEDKATTSKISDKNKAPVVDASKKKKNGKNSIEVSFAPVTPASSEKASTRKREGEGGVVTRAKRRKSENREKSAKLPQRRVYYTKVVYDGGEFELGDDVYVKRREDASSDDEDPEMEECRMCFSSNDEVMIECDDCLGGFHLKCLRPPLKDVPEGDWICGFCEARKMGMEVQLPKPPKGKKLVRTMREKLLSSDLWSGRIKSIWREVDDNYWCRVRWYTIPEETSVGRQPHNLRRELYRTNDFADIEMESVLRHCHVMTPKEYAKASDEGDDVFLCEYEYDIHWHSFKRLADIDNETENGEEHDSDEDWNVDKESDSDTDEDVEYEKENIKNTQSKPSTSHHLAANLQKGQFFGLQKIGTKTIPQHVRSHKQTDLERAKATLLLASLPKSLPCRNKEMEEITAFINGALSDNQCLGRCLYIHGVPGTGKTMSVLSVMRSLKSEVDAGNIKPYTFVEINGLKLASPENIYKVIYEALNGHRVSWKKALHLLNERFVEGKKTRDEADRPCILLIDELDLLVTRNQSVLYNILDWPTKPHSKLIVIGIANTMDLPEKLLPRISSRMGIQRLCFGPYNYQQLQEIISSRLKGIDVFEKQAVEFASRKVAAISGDARRALEICRRAAEIADYRMKKLISNPDCVTAGKGLVGMVDVEAAIQEMFQAPHIQMMKSCSRVSKILLTAMVHELYNTGMGETTFEKLAMRVSCFCTSNGEVFPGYDTLLQVGCRLGECRIILCEAGAKHRWQKLQLNFPSDDVAFALRDCKDLPWLSKYLM; encoded by the exons ATGGCTGCAACTCCTTCCAAATTCCTTCAAACTCCCTCCAAACCCAAACTCCGATCCCAATCCAATCCCAAATCCTCGCCGGTTGTAACCCCCGACACTCCACAAACCCTATATCCTCGCAGATCCACGCGCGCCAAGTCCCTCCTCTTCGATGCTCCCAAGCCTCCCCACACACCGCTCGAAATCTCGCTCACAACTCCGAAGCGGAGGATACGACGATCCATCGATTGTGTCGATCAGGATTCCGGCGAAGATAAAGCCACAACCAGCAAAATTTCAGATAAAAATAAAGCTCCGGTCGTCGATGcgtcaaagaagaagaagaatgggaAGAACTCAATTGAAGTTTCCTTTGCTCCGGTAACACCGGCTTCATCGGAAAAGGCATCCACGAGGAAGAGGGAGGGTGAGGGGGGTGTTGTTACCAGAGCTAAAAGAAGGAAATCGGAGAATCGTGAAAAGAGTGCAAAACTGCCTCAGAGGCGCGTGTATTACACAAAGGTGGTTTATGATGGAGGTGAGTTTGAATTGGGGGATGATGTTTATGTGAAGAGGAGAGAAGATGCTAGCTCCGATGACGAAGATCCCGAAATGGAGGAGTGTAGGATGTGTTTTTCCTCAAACGATGAGGTCATGATTGAGTGTGACGATTGTTTGGGTGGGTTTCATTTGAAATGCTTGAGGCCTCCATTGAAGGATGTTCCTGAAGGGGATTGGATCTGTGGGTTCTGCGAGGCTCGTAAGATGGGTATGGAAGTTCAGTTACCAAAGCCTCCAAAGGGTAAGAAACTAGTTAGGACTATGAGGGAGAAGCTCCTTTCCAGTGATTTGTGGTCTGGTCGTATTAAAAG CATATGGAGAGAGGTGGATGACAACTATTGGTGTCGGGTGCGCTGGTATACAATCCCAGAAGAGACTTCTGTTGGGCGGCAACCTCATAACCTGAGGAGGGAGCTATATCGAACTAATGATTTTGCTGACATTGAG ATGGAATCTGTCCTTAGACATTGCCATGTCATGACCCCCAAAGAATATGCTAAAGCTAGCGATGAGGGAGATGATGTTTTCTTATGTGAATATGAGTATGACATCCATTGGCACAGTTTCAAACGTCTTGCTGATATTGACAATGAAACAGAG AATGGTGAAGAGCATGACAGTGACGAAGACTGGAATGTTGACAAGGAATCAGACTCTGACACAGATGAAGATGTTGAAtacgaaaaagaaaatattaaaaatacacaATCTAAGCCATCAACAAGCCATCACTTAGCTGCA AATCTGCAGAAGGGACAGTTCTTTGGACTTCAAAAGATAGGCACAAAAACAATTCCACAGCATGTAAGATCGCACAAACAGACTGATCTTGAGAGAGCAAAGGCTACACTGTTGTTAGCGTCACTGCCAAAATCTTTACCTTGTAGAAATAA AGAAATGGAGGAGAtaactgcattcatcaatggtGCTCTTTCTGACAATCAATGTCTGGGACGTTGCCTCTACATTCATGGTGTTCCGGGAACTGGCAAG ACAATGAGTGTACTATCAGTAATGAGAAGCTTGAAGTCAGAAGTTGATGCAGGAAACATCAAACCGTACACTTTTGTGGAGATTAATGGTCTGAAATTGGCATCACCCGAGAATATTTACAAG GTTATTTATGAGGCACTAAATGGCCACAGGGTCAGCTGGAAAAAGGCTCTCCACTTGCTAAATGAGAGATTTGTAGAAGGAAAGAAAACCAGAGATGAGGCTGACCGGCCATGTATTTTGCTTATTGATGAACTTGATCTTCTAGTAACCAGAAACCAGTCG GTTCTGTACAATATTCTTGACTGGCCTACTAAGCCACATTCCAAGCTAATTGTCATAG GGATAGCAAATACTATGGATCTTCCAGAGAAGTTACTTCCTCGTATATCAAGCCGAATGGGCATACAGAGGCTTTGCTTTGGCCCATATAATTATCAGCAGCTTCAAGAAATCATTTCAAGTCGCCTCAAGGGAATTGATGTATTTGAAAAGCAAGCTGTAGAATTTGCTTCAAGAAAG GTTGCAGCAATCTCTGGAGATGCACGTCGTGCTTTGGAGATATGCAGACGTGCAGCTGAAATAGCAGATTATCGTATGAAGAAGCTAATTTCTAATCCTGATTGTGTTACTGCAG GAAAGGGACTTGTTGGAATGGTAGATGTTGAAGCAGCCATTCAAGAAATGTTCCAAGCACCTCATATTCAA atgatgaaaagCTGTTCCAGAGTTAGCAAAATTTTATTGACAGCAATGGTGCACGAGCTTTATAATACAGGAATGGGGGAAACCACTTTTGAAAAG TTGGCTATGAGGGTTTCATGCTTCTGTACCAGCAACGGAGAAGTGTTTCCTGGGTATGATACGCTCCTGCAAGTTGG CTGTAGGCTTGGTGAATGCAGGATTATTTTATGTGAAGCAGGTGCCAAGCACAGGTGGCAAAAATTGCAGCTTAATTTCCCGAG TGATGATGTTGCCTTTGCGCTGAGAGACTGCAAAGATCTGCCTTGGCTGTCAAAGTATCTAATGTAG
- the LOC114386778 gene encoding aldehyde dehydrogenase family 3 member F1-like: MEYSVETLERDLKNTRKYYGSGKTKEAPWRESQLKGLHNFLVEKEEEIVTALKHDLGKHYVEAFRDELGTLMKTLNLATKSLKNWMAGKEAKLPRIALLSSAEIVPEPLGLVLIISSWNFPFGLSLEPLIGAVAAGNSVVLKPSELSPTCSSLLATFLPTYLDNNAIKVIQGGPEVGKLLLQQRWDKIFFTGSARVGRIVMSAAAVHLTPVTLELGGKCPALIDSLSSSWDKEVAVKRILVAKFGACAGQACIAIDYVLVEKSFSSTLVTLMKEWIKKMFGENPKASNSIARIVNKNHFMRLQNLLTEPRVKESVVYGGSMDENDLFIEPTILLDPPLDSAVMAEEIFGPVLPIITLEKIEDSVEFISSRPKALAIYAFTKNQTLQRRMVSETSSGSLVFNDAILQYVADTLPFGGVGECGFGKYHGKFSFDAFSHHKAVARRSYLTDFWFRFPPWTLDKLQLLEVSYNLDYLGILLVLLGLKKSKRSLFQACN, translated from the exons ATGGAGTACTCTGTGGAAACTTTGGAAAGAGATCTTAAGAACACGAGGAAATACTACGGGAGTGGAAAAACAAAGGAAGCACCATGGAGAGAATCACAGCTTAAAGGGTTGCACAATTTTCTCGtggaaaaagaggaagaaattgTGACGGCCCTCAAGCATGATTTGGGGAAGCATTACGTGGAGGCTTTTAGAGACGAG CTTGGAACATTAATGAAGACCTTAAACTTGGCAACCAAGTCTTTGAAAAATTGGATGGCGGGGAAAGAG GCAAAGCTGCCACGAATAGCACTGCTCTCAAGTGCAGAAATAGTTCCTGAGCCACTTGGTCTTGTTCTCATAATCTCATCATGGAACTTTCCCTTTG GACTTTCCTTGGAGCCACTGATCGGAGCAGTAGCTGCTGGGAACAGTGTGGTTCTAAAGCCTTCAGAGTTGTCCCCTACTTGCTCTTCTCTTTTAGCCACTTTCCTCCCAACTTACTTGGACAATAATGCCATTAAGGTCATCCAAGGTGGACCAGAAGTGGGGAAGCTACTCTTGCAGCAAAGATGGGACAAGATTTTCTTCACAG GAAGTGCAAGGGTGGGGCGGATTGTTATGTCTGCAGCAGCTGTGCATCTGACGCCTGTGACTTTGGAGTTAGGTGGAAAATGTCCAGCACTAATTgactctctttcttcttcttgggACAAAGAG GTGGCTGTGAAGCGAATTTTGGTGGCAAAATTTGGGGCTTGTGCTGGGCAAGCATGCATTGCAATCGATTATGTCCTTGTGGAGAAGAGTTTCAGTTCTACATTG gtgACACTAATGAAGGAATGGAttaagaaaatgtttggagAAAACCCCAAAGCGTCCAACAGCATTGCAAGGATagttaataaaaatcatttcatgAGACTCCAGAACCTTCTCACTGAGCCAAGGGTCAAAGAATCGGTGGTTTATGGTGGTTCAATGGACGAAAATGACTT ATTTATTGAACCGACAATATTGCTGGATCCGCCACTTGATTCAGCAGTCATGGCTGAGGAAATCTTTGGCCCTGTACTTCCAATAATCACC CTGGAGAAGATTGAAGACAGTGTTGAGTTCATAAGCTCGAGGCCTAAAGCTTTAGCTATTTATGCCTTCACGAAAAACCAAACTCTGCAGAGAAGAATGGTATCTGAAACATCATCAGGAAGTCTTGTATTCAACGATGCAATTCTACAA TACGTAGCGGATACCCTACCATTTGGAGGAGTTGGTGAATGTGGGTTTGGCAAGTACCATGGAAAGTTCTCCTTTGATGCGTTCAGTCACCATAAGGCTGTGGCTAGAAGAAGTTACTTGACTGATTTTTGGTTTAGGTTCCCTCCATGGACTCTTGATAAGCTCCAACTACTTGAGGTGTCTTACAATTTAGACTACCTTGGAATACTTCTAGTTCTGCTCGGCTTAAAGAAATCAAAACGGTCACTATTTCAGGCTTGTAACTGA